DNA from bacterium:
TATAGTTAATGCGATGGTTGAGAATAAAAGGAAGGGTGAACAAAAAGAGTTAACATATATGGATAGGGCGGAAACCTTAGAGGACCTCCTTGTGGATTTTTTGAGTGAGGTTATTTTTAGAACGATTGTTGAAGGGAAGATTTTTACCGATTGTGAACTGAAAATAGAGGGTACCTCAATTAATGCAAAGCTTTTTTATGAGGACTACGATCCTGAGAGACATAGGCTGAAAAAGGAAATTAAGAGCGTCACTTACCA
Protein-coding regions in this window:
- a CDS encoding archease; amino-acid sequence: MPYEILDHTADFGVRIYGKTLEELFKSGFEAIVNAMVENKRKGEQKELTYMDRAETLEDLLVDFLSEVIFRTIVEGKIFTDCELKIEGTSINAKLFYEDYDPERHRLKKEIKSVTYHNLDIRKTPDGFETYLICDV